A window of Gambusia affinis linkage group LG03, SWU_Gaff_1.0, whole genome shotgun sequence contains these coding sequences:
- the nkx6.3 gene encoding homeobox protein Nkx-6.3: MDPNVQGSFLFNNSLNQFPSDLKAPVCQYSVPNSFYKLNPGLNTQLQPGTPHGISDILSRSMVGVGSSGTTTLLSGYSPMGGFGPSVTTASMYYNRDYNPSLGFSKSTAECPMKGRSVSCWAESSCDWRGGRQQCTGGSDPLGEMPNRKKHTRPTFSGHQIFALEKTFEQTKYLAGPERARLAYSLGMTESQVKVWFQNRRTKWRKKSASEPSSTQATHAGQGGEASENEVEDEEYNKPLDPDSDDDKIRLLLRKHRRAFSVLRLGPHPV; this comes from the exons ATGGATCCGAACGTCCAGGGGTCTTTCCTCTTCAACAACAGCCTGAACCAGTTCCCCTCAGACCTTAAGGCACCGGTGTGCCAGTACTCAGTCCCCAACTCTTTCTACAAACTCAACCCGGGCCTTAACACCCAGTTGCAGCCGGGGACTCCCCACGGCATCAGCGACATCCTGAGCCGATCCATGGTGGGGGTTGGCTCCTCCGGCACCACCACGCTGCTGTCTGGGTACTCCCCCATGGGGGGGTTCGGTCCCTCTGTAACCACTGCGTCCATGTACTACAACCGAGACTACAACCCCTCGCTGGGCTTCTCCAAAAGCACCGCGGAGTGCCCCATGAAGGGCCGTAGTGTGAGCTGCTGGGCAGAGAGCAGCTGTGACTGGAGAGGAGGGAGACAACAGTGCACTGGCG GCAGTGATCCACTTGGGGAAATGCCCAACAGGAAGAAACACACCAGACCAACATTTAGCGGACACCAGATATTTGCTCTGGAGAAGACCTTCGAGCAAACTAAGTACTTGGCCGGGCCAGAAAGAGCAAGACTGGCTTATTCTCTGGGAATGACTGAGTCACAAGTTAAG GTGTGGTTCCAGAACCGACGCACTAAGTGGAGGAAGAAGAGCGCCTCGGAGCCCAGCTCCACGCAGGCCACGCACGCCGGACAGGGCGGGGAGGCCTCGGAGAACGAGGTGGAGGACGAGGAGTACAATAAGCCGCTGGACCCCGACTCAGACGACGATAAGATCCGACTGCTGCTGCGCAAACACCGCAGGGCTTTTTCTGTGCTAAGACTGGGGCCGCACCCtgtctga
- the LOC122828049 gene encoding E3 ubiquitin-protein ligase NEURL3-like codes for MRREDHNKKSDPKMTRKCGSSCLGPLAFHPGAVGDMICLSEGGRRAERVEDTFKGGVVFTSRPVKTHERIRVLVEKCVPHWQGAIRVGFTNVPPLARSLPLPPLSMPDLTQTSGHWAIAVPDSYCQEGSVLEFWVTYGGNIYVKFQNSGKQRLVVNVDVRMPLWAMIDVYGQTCSVFLLGSKTKGFLSKKTSCPVPEPPIRRPSTFSLVNTALSENSDDGMSCLNMEIPADNHCVVCMVRQTDISLPCGHRCLCNRCTPRVLVQFGTCPLCRLVISTPPVMWR; via the exons ATGAGGAGAGAGGACCACAATAAGAAGAGTG ATCCGAAGATGACCCGCAAATGCGGCTCCTCTTGCCTCGGCCCCCTGGCCTTCCATCCTGGGGCCGTGGGAGACATGATCTGTCTGAGCGAGGGCGGTCGACGTGCCGAGAGAGTTGAAGACACTTTCAAAGGTGGCGTTGTTTTCACCAGCCGCCCTGTGAAGACCCACGAGAGGATCCGGGTGCTGGTGGAGAAGTGCGTGCCACACTGGCAAGGAGCCATACGCGTGGGCTTCACCAACGTCCCTCCATTAGCCAGATCTTTGCCTCTGCCCCCGTTGTCTATGCCCGACCTCACCCAAACCTCGGGCCACTGGGCCATCGCTGTGCCCGACTCCTACTGTCAGGAAGGTTCAGTGCTGGAATTCTGGGTCACATATGGCGGCAACATATATGTGAAATTTCAAAACTCTGGGAAGCAAAGGCTAGTCGTGAATGTGGACGTTAGAATGCCTCTCTGGGCCATGATTGATGTCTATGGTCAGACGTGCTCCGTCTTCCTTCTAG GCTCAAAGACAAAGGGTTTTCTTTCCAAGAAAACATCTTGCCCTGTACCTGAGCCTCCCATCAGACGGCCCTCCACTTTCAGTCTTGTAAATACAGCGCTGAGTGAAAACTCTGATGACGGGATGTCCTGCCTGAACATGGAAATCCCAGCAG ACAACCACTGCGTGGTGTGCATGGTGCGGCAGACGGACATCTCGCTGCCCTGTGGTCACCGCTGCCTCTGCAATCGCTGCACCCCCAGAGTCCTGGTGCAGTTTGGTACCTGTCCGCTGTGTCGACTGGTGATCAGCACTCCACCGGTGATGTGGAGGTGA